ACGTACGGGACCTCGTCCTTGAACCCGCGCGCTTGGGTCCGGTGGGTGACCGTGAACGTATAGACGGTGCCCCGGCCGGAGCCCGGTTGCCATTCCAGATCATCGTTCCAGCAGCTCCCGCAGACGCCGCGCGGGTAGTGCTGGCGGGCCCCGCAGGCGCGGCAGCGCTGGACGAGGAACTGGTGGCGAGAGCAGCCCTCCCAGAACGGGCGCGATTCCGTTGTGATGTCAGGAAGCGACTTCGTGTACCCCGCCACGGTCACCCCCTACGCGCGCCCGAGGACCAGCGTAACCCCGGAATGGCGCGTGCCGAGGGCGCCGCCCGTCCCGTGCGCGAGGGCGAGCCCGCACTCCCTCACCTGGCGCTCCCCGCACTCGCCGCGGAGCTGCCGCACCGCCTCGATGACCAGGAAGATCCCGCGCATGCCAGGGTGGTTGCTCGAAAGCCCGCCGCCGTCGGTGTTGATCGGGAGCTCGCCGCCGAGCTGGAGCCGTCCGTTCTCGACGAAGCGCCCGCCTTCTCCCTTCTTGCAGAACCCAAGATCCTCGAGCGTCATGAGGACGGTGATCGTGAACGAGTCGTAGATCATCGCCATGTCGATATCGGCGTGGGTCAGACCGGCCTCCCCAAGCGCGCGCGGCCCCGTCTGGGCGGCCGCCGAGACCAGGTAATCGCGCCGACCCGCGGCCGTGTGGGCCACCGCCTCGGCGCTCCCGAGGACCCGCACGGAAGGCTTGCGGAGGTCGCGGCCCAGGTCGGGGTGGACGACCACCACGGCGCCGCCGCCGTCGGTGATGACGCAGCAGTCGAGGAGGTGGAGCGGGGCTGAGATCATCGGTGAGGCGAGGACATCCTCCACGGTGATCGGGTCCCGGTAGAGCGCGACCGGGTTCAGGCCGGCGTGGCGGCGGCAGGCGACGGCGATCTCGGCGAGCTGGGCGCCGGTCGTCCCGTACTCGTGCATGTGCCGCCGGGCGACCAGCGCGTAGAGGCCGACGGTGGAGGTGCCGTAGATCCCCTCGAACTGGTCCACGTAGTCGCCGGCGATCCGCTCCCGGGTCCCGACGGCGATCCCCTGGGAGCGCGCCGTGCTGCCGTACGTGATCAGCGCGACCCGGCAGCGCCCGCGGGCGATCGCGGCGGACGCGTGGTTCACGTGCGCCACGAAGGATGCCCCGCCGATCGTCGTGCCGTCCAGGTAGCGCGGGTTCAGGTTCAGGTAGTCGAGGATCGGGAGCGGCCCCGTGCCGCCCGAGCCCGCCGCGGTGAAGTAGCCGTCCACGTCCCGAAGCGTGAGCCCGGCGTCAGCGAGTGCGGCGCGCGCCGAGAGCGCCTGGATCTCGAGCGCGCTCTTCGAGGTCTTCCGCTCGGGAAACTCGTACACCCCGGCGATCAGCGCAGACGGCGTCATGCCGGCGAGCCCTCCCGGCCGGCCGCTTCCTTTCCGCTCCCGCCGGCGCTCGGCGGCCAGGGGATCCCGAGCTCGTCGAAGCGCCGCAGCCGGTCCTGGCCGAGGGCCTGGTCGTAGATGTCCGCCAGCGCCTCGGGCGTCCACCCCTCTACGCGCGTGACCGCGCGGATCGGGGCAGGGTGGGACAAGAGGCTCACGCGATTGCCCCGCACGTGGAGGACCTGACCGGTGACGTGGGCGGCGCGATCGCTCGCGAGGAACACGACGACGGGAGCGACGGCCTCGGGCGGCGCGGCTTCCTCCCGCTGGCGCTCGGCGGGGAGGCGCTCGGTCATCCGCGTCTGGGCCGACGGCGCAACGCAGTTCACCGTCACGCCGTACTTGGCCATGGCCAGGGCCGTGGAGCGCGTGAGCCCGACGATCCCCTCCTTCGCCGCCGAGTAGTTCGGCTGCCCCGGACTGCCCTCGAGCCCGGCCGTGGAGGTGAAGGTGATGATGCGCCCGTAGCGCTTCTCGCGCATGTGGCGCGTCGCGGCGCGCATGACCGTGAAGTGGCCCTTCAGGTGGACCGCGATCACGGCATCCCACTCCTCCTCGCTCATGTTGAAGATCATCCGCTCGCGGAGGATCCCGGCGCAGCAGACGAGGATGTGGAGGTCGCCGAAGTGGCTGAGCGCCGCGTCCACAATGGCCTGGCCTCCGGCCATCGTCGCCACGCTCTCGGCGTTGGCGACGGCGCGCCCGCCGAGGGCCTCGATCTCCTTCGCGACCGCCTGAGCCGCCGCGCTCGACGGCTCGCGCCCGTCCACGGTCACGCCGTAGTCGTTCACCACCACCGCGGCGCCGCCGCGCGCCAGCCCGACGGCCACGGCCCGGCCGATCCCGCTGCCCGCGCCCGTCA
The Candidatus Rokuibacteriota bacterium genome window above contains:
- a CDS encoding Zn-ribbon domain-containing OB-fold protein produces the protein MAGYTKSLPDITTESRPFWEGCSRHQFLVQRCRACGARQHYPRGVCGSCWNDDLEWQPGSGRGTVYTFTVTHRTQARGFKDEVPYVLAWVELEEGVQVLTNIVGCDPSRVAIGMPVQVTFEEAVPGLSIPRFKPAG
- a CDS encoding thiolase domain-containing protein, coding for MTPSALIAGVYEFPERKTSKSALEIQALSARAALADAGLTLRDVDGYFTAAGSGGTGPLPILDYLNLNPRYLDGTTIGGASFVAHVNHASAAIARGRCRVALITYGSTARSQGIAVGTRERIAGDYVDQFEGIYGTSTVGLYALVARRHMHEYGTTGAQLAEIAVACRRHAGLNPVALYRDPITVEDVLASPMISAPLHLLDCCVITDGGGAVVVVHPDLGRDLRKPSVRVLGSAEAVAHTAAGRRDYLVSAAAQTGPRALGEAGLTHADIDMAMIYDSFTITVLMTLEDLGFCKKGEGGRFVENGRLQLGGELPINTDGGGLSSNHPGMRGIFLVIEAVRQLRGECGERQVRECGLALAHGTGGALGTRHSGVTLVLGRA
- a CDS encoding SDR family NAD(P)-dependent oxidoreductase, with the protein product MRLLDGKVGVVTGAGSGIGRAVAVGLARGGAAVVVNDYGVTVDGREPSSAAAQAVAKEIEALGGRAVANAESVATMAGGQAIVDAALSHFGDLHILVCCAGILRERMIFNMSEEEWDAVIAVHLKGHFTVMRAATRHMREKRYGRIITFTSTAGLEGSPGQPNYSAAKEGIVGLTRSTALAMAKYGVTVNCVAPSAQTRMTERLPAERQREEAAPPEAVAPVVVFLASDRAAHVTGQVLHVRGNRVSLLSHPAPIRAVTRVEGWTPEALADIYDQALGQDRLRRFDELGIPWPPSAGGSGKEAAGREGSPA